A single region of the Alteriqipengyuania flavescens genome encodes:
- the holA gene encoding DNA polymerase III subunit delta, whose translation MKATQRDFARTAKGAAAQCRYFFFCGPDEAGAAAAADTLAGMLDDPGEKVELSGGDLKRDPALLGDEARSSSLFGETRHIRVRASGDEMAEPLRTLIEQVEADGVEPCPVLVVATSATDKSRTAKLLEKRKDALVAMFYQPTLHDFTPVVRQMADKAGLRLDGDMAERIARGTGLDSRLAQSEIDKLALYLDASIQSPKVVDAEVLGAIGATTEEDGFMPLVNAVLSGEAHKLPAEVRRMREIGLNSVGLVLAMERRAAQLAGLAARMGPRGDIQSFIEGEKRARRIFFKDERDLAVQLRAWRGPKLARLTQRLVDLHRRMLGDSRSADVLLVQELTAIARQAAPRR comes from the coding sequence GTGAAGGCGACCCAGCGCGATTTCGCCCGCACCGCGAAGGGGGCTGCGGCGCAATGCCGCTATTTCTTTTTCTGCGGGCCCGACGAAGCGGGAGCCGCGGCGGCTGCAGACACGCTCGCCGGAATGCTCGACGATCCGGGCGAGAAGGTCGAATTGTCCGGCGGCGACCTCAAGCGCGACCCCGCCCTGCTGGGCGACGAGGCGCGGTCTTCCTCCCTGTTCGGCGAGACCCGCCACATCCGCGTGCGCGCCAGCGGCGATGAAATGGCGGAGCCGCTGCGCACGCTGATCGAGCAGGTCGAGGCCGACGGGGTGGAGCCGTGCCCGGTGCTGGTCGTGGCGACCTCCGCCACCGACAAGTCGCGCACGGCCAAGCTGCTGGAAAAGCGCAAGGATGCGCTGGTGGCGATGTTCTACCAGCCGACGCTGCACGATTTCACGCCCGTTGTGCGGCAGATGGCGGACAAGGCGGGCCTGAGGCTCGACGGCGACATGGCGGAGCGGATCGCGCGCGGCACGGGCCTCGATTCGCGGCTGGCGCAAAGCGAGATCGACAAGCTGGCGCTATATCTCGACGCTTCGATCCAGTCACCCAAGGTAGTCGATGCGGAAGTCCTCGGTGCCATCGGCGCGACGACCGAGGAGGATGGCTTCATGCCCCTGGTCAACGCGGTCCTGTCGGGCGAGGCGCACAAGCTGCCGGCGGAAGTGCGGCGGATGCGCGAAATCGGGCTGAATTCCGTCGGGCTGGTGCTGGCGATGGAACGGCGCGCGGCGCAGCTGGCGGGCCTTGCCGCCCGGATGGGGCCGCGCGGCGATATCCAGTCCTTCATAGAAGGCGAAAAGCGCGCCCGGCGCATCTTCTTCAAGGACGAACGGGATCTCGCCGTCCAGTTGAGGGCATGGCGCGGGCCGAAACTGGCGCGGCTGACGCAGCGGCTGGTGGACCTCCATCGCCGGATGCTGGGCGACAGCCGCAGCGCCGACGTGCTGCTGGTGCAGGAACTGACCGCGATCGCCCGGCAGGCGGCACCCCGCCGATAA